GCAATAGAAAAAGGCAGAAGTAAACTTCTAAAGTGTTCGAACATTCAATGGGTTGAAATGGCTGGGAATTATGGAAACCTTCTGTGGGGCATAGGAAAAAATAATACTAATCCTATCAAAAATGATCCTTAATCCTATCGCGGATAATAGAATTAGATGCTTAGCGTGGAAGGATTCACGCTTCACTCAACTCTTGCACCAATGGTTATTATAATATACAATAGAGCTATATATGATTATAATAATAACCATTAAGCCTTATTAAATGATGAGAAAAACTGTAACATTATCACCAGCGTTAGCTGATGTTTTGAGCGCAATGGGTGAAAATATCAAATTAGCCCGTTTGCGTAGAAAGATTACAACTACCATGCTGGCCGAGCGTGCGGGCATTAGCCGCGTGACGCTGCGTAAAGTGGAGAATGGTGAAAGCGGCGTTAGCATAGGGATCGTTGCCAATGTGCTTTTTTGCCTCGGCCTTGAGAAAGATTTACTGCTGCTCGCAGGTGATGATCCGTTAGGGCGGCGTTTGCAGGATGCTGAGCTGACCCATACCAAAGAGCGCGTACCCAAGAGGAAAGGCTGATGGCGGCGAAACAACATACACAAAAAGCAATTCAAGTATGCGCGCATTGGCAGGGTATGGATGATCCAATCTTAATGGGAACGCTATATGCTACACCGTCCAGAGGAAAAGAGGTATTCTCTTTTGAGTATGAAAAGTCCTGGCTGCAATCAGACTATGCACAGAATCTTGACCCCGATTTAGGTTTGTTTTCCGGGCCGCAATATGCGCGTGATGGGCATGATAATTTCGGCCTATTTCTGGACTCTTCCCCCGACCGTTGGGGACGCGTACTCATGCAGCGTCGTGAGGCACAACAGGCGCTAGCAGAAAAACGGGATGTGCGCTCACTGTTGGAATCAGATTATTTGCTGGGTGTTTTTGATGCCCACCGCATGGGGGCATTGAGGTTTCGCTTATCAGAAGATATGCCGTTTTTAGATAATCAGATGGATATGGCTGCGCCTCCATGGACGAAGCTGCGTGAACTGGAATATGCCAGCTTGCAGTTAGAGCGCGACAATGCCGAAAGTGATAAAGACTACCTCACATGGCTGAAAATGCTGATTGCCCCAGGTGGATCGCTCGGTGGTGCTCGCCCCAAAGCCAGCGTGCTTGATGATAGTGGCCATCCATGGATTGCCAAATTCCCCAGCCGCCGCGATGAAATAAATATCGGAAAATGGGAACATTTGATTTCACAGTTGGCACAGAAGACAGGCGTTGAAACCGCACAATCTGAAATCCGTCATTTCTCCGGAGAATATGACACATTCCTCACCAAGCGGTTTGATCGCACAGACAATGGCGAGCGTCTGCATTTTGCCTCAGCAATGACGTTGCTTGGCAAAAAAGACGGCGATGGTGGCGACACAGGTGTGAGCTATCTGGATTTAGCAGACTTTCTGGTGCGTCATGGAGCGCAGGTGAGCAAAGACCTGGAGCAGCTTTGGCGGCGTATTGTGTTTTATGTGTGTGTGTCCAACACCGATGACCATCTGCGTAATCATGGCTTTATGCTGACTCCTCAAGGCTGGGTGCTTTCACCAGCTTATGACATTAATCCTGTGGCCACCGCAGGCGGTTTGTCGCTCAA
The sequence above is drawn from the Rickettsiales bacterium genome and encodes:
- a CDS encoding HipA domain-containing protein — translated: MAAKQHTQKAIQVCAHWQGMDDPILMGTLYATPSRGKEVFSFEYEKSWLQSDYAQNLDPDLGLFSGPQYARDGHDNFGLFLDSSPDRWGRVLMQRREAQQALAEKRDVRSLLESDYLLGVFDAHRMGALRFRLSEDMPFLDNQMDMAAPPWTKLRELEYASLQLERDNAESDKDYLTWLKMLIAPGGSLGGARPKASVLDDSGHPWIAKFPSRRDEINIGKWEHLISQLAQKTGVETAQSEIRHFSGEYDTFLTKRFDRTDNGERLHFASAMTLLGKKDGDGGDTGVSYLDLADFLVRHGAQVSKDLEQLWRRIVFYVCVSNTDDHLRNHGFMLTPQGWVLSPAYDINPVATAGGLSLNISKDDNSQNLELVRSVAPHFRVSEKRVDEIIQEVIAVVQSWSELAKKLNIPSREMSLMKGAFRVTDSD
- a CDS encoding helix-turn-helix transcriptional regulator, producing the protein MMRKTVTLSPALADVLSAMGENIKLARLRRKITTTMLAERAGISRVTLRKVENGESGVSIGIVANVLFCLGLEKDLLLLAGDDPLGRRLQDAELTHTKERVPKRKG